Proteins encoded within one genomic window of Legionella sp. PC997:
- a CDS encoding tyrosine protein phosphatase, with the protein MTYLKRITVLFNTLLLTQGLSFAKTNTETRICDASIHNPCIVQDSEFSSSSLKWLRDASMIAKAYQGNILGINELTISGSEEPSEKGWKDISDYIVRHGHPRSKPVLVLDLRQESHGYLNGKAITLVSQYDWINRGKTNAQSLTDQENWLKSLQTQKKIRGILSSQQFASKDFSSGKTISVKKVKNEAELVSRLGFEYHHLYVTDHSAPSDEEVDTFLTIIQNASKDTWFHIHCRGGKGRTTSFFVMFDMLKNADKVSFEEIIARHASIPPYYNLFEVNRAEAYLTPFYEQRILFLAHFYQFAQQRLKGYQGTWQQWNMSNPAVFDKV; encoded by the coding sequence ATGACCTATTTGAAGCGCATTACCGTTCTTTTTAATACTTTATTGTTAACTCAGGGGTTAAGTTTTGCGAAAACAAATACAGAAACGAGGATATGCGATGCGAGTATCCATAATCCCTGTATTGTGCAAGACAGTGAATTTTCATCTTCTTCCTTAAAATGGTTACGTGATGCCTCTATGATTGCTAAGGCTTATCAAGGGAATATCTTAGGCATTAACGAATTGACCATTTCTGGAAGTGAAGAGCCAAGTGAAAAAGGATGGAAAGATATTTCTGATTATATTGTTAGGCATGGACATCCAAGGAGTAAACCTGTGTTGGTGTTGGATCTCCGGCAGGAGAGCCATGGTTATCTTAATGGCAAAGCAATTACATTAGTCAGTCAATACGATTGGATCAATCGAGGCAAAACAAATGCTCAAAGCCTCACAGATCAAGAAAATTGGTTGAAGTCGTTACAAACTCAGAAAAAGATACGGGGGATTTTATCCTCACAACAGTTTGCTTCTAAGGATTTTTCAAGTGGTAAAACTATCTCGGTAAAAAAAGTAAAAAATGAAGCGGAATTAGTTTCAAGATTAGGTTTTGAATATCATCACTTATATGTTACGGATCACAGTGCACCATCTGATGAAGAGGTTGATACATTTTTAACGATAATACAAAATGCCTCTAAAGATACATGGTTTCATATCCATTGCAGAGGAGGAAAAGGACGGACCACGAGCTTTTTTGTGATGTTCGATATGTTAAAAAATGCAGATAAAGTGAGTTTTGAAGAAATTATTGCACGACATGCATCAATACCCCCTTATTATAATTTGTTTGAAGTTAATCGAGCAGAGGCGTACCTTACTCCTTTTTATGAGCAAAGAATTTTATTTTTAGCCCATTTTTATCAGTTCGCTCAACAGCGTTTGAAGGGGTATCAAGGAACGTGGCAACAATGGAATATGAGTAATCCTGCTGTATTTGATAAGGTTTAA
- a CDS encoding FAD-dependent monooxygenase, which yields MKIGIIGGSIAGCALALLLKDRFQVTVFEQVDNLHSRGAGITISTELLHVLFEKNLIDQDTLSHTFIARSFYCQADNEPVYGKFLWQQGISMATLHWDTLFTNLRKRIPEPIYRAGIKVVDVQLKDKGSGQVTLESGETLQCDLIVFADGIQSIGRPMISNLKPEYSGYVAWRGTLEFEQIKNKTLFNEQVLYYCFSKGHLLTYPVYHHQTNKLNWVFYEKITLEDLHDLGSTSLINFSGKAKKHLYQLAHDKLPQAVAQIILDTQSPFMQKIVDVCVDRLVTQGALLLGDASILLRPHVGNGASLAIQDALSLSKHLRKYDDLQQAIVEWEKDSLPKRIAMYDLSKRMADALVLHPVKWQEMNESKMSSWWEQIILGEKWYTSPVEKT from the coding sequence TTGAAAATTGGTATTATCGGGGGTTCTATAGCAGGCTGCGCCCTGGCCTTATTATTAAAAGATCGATTCCAAGTTACGGTTTTTGAGCAAGTAGATAATTTACATTCACGGGGAGCAGGTATTACGATTTCTACCGAATTGCTGCACGTTTTGTTCGAAAAAAATCTTATTGATCAAGATACCTTATCTCATACATTCATTGCTCGCAGTTTTTATTGCCAAGCAGATAACGAACCAGTTTATGGTAAATTTTTATGGCAGCAGGGAATTTCTATGGCAACCCTGCACTGGGATACTTTATTTACCAATTTACGAAAAAGGATACCAGAACCAATATACCGTGCTGGCATTAAAGTCGTGGACGTGCAACTAAAGGATAAGGGGTCTGGGCAAGTTACTCTAGAATCTGGCGAAACATTGCAATGTGATTTAATTGTTTTTGCAGATGGCATTCAATCGATAGGAAGACCCATGATTTCCAATTTGAAGCCAGAATATTCCGGTTATGTAGCTTGGCGTGGCACCCTAGAGTTTGAACAGATTAAGAATAAAACGCTTTTTAATGAACAGGTACTTTATTACTGTTTTAGTAAGGGACATTTATTAACTTATCCTGTATATCATCACCAAACGAATAAATTAAACTGGGTTTTTTACGAAAAAATAACTCTTGAAGATCTACATGACTTGGGTTCAACCTCATTAATCAACTTCTCTGGTAAAGCCAAAAAACATCTTTACCAATTAGCACATGATAAATTACCTCAGGCTGTTGCACAAATCATTCTTGATACGCAATCTCCCTTTATGCAAAAAATTGTTGATGTCTGTGTTGACCGTCTTGTCACGCAGGGAGCACTGTTATTAGGTGATGCGAGCATTTTATTACGCCCTCATGTTGGGAATGGTGCTTCTTTAGCCATTCAAGATGCATTAAGCCTTAGTAAACATCTGAGGAAATATGATGATCTTCAGCAAGCAATTGTTGAATGGGAGAAAGACTCTCTTCCTAAACGAATTGCGATGTATGATTTATCAAAACGGATGGCTGATGCCTTAGTCTTACACCCCGTAAAATGGCAAGAAATGAATGAGTCAAAAATGTCTTCTTGGTGGGAACAGATCATTCTCGGAGAGAAATGGTATACATCTCCGGTAGAAAAGACTTAG
- a CDS encoding transporter: protein MQWKRILHFFFSLVILLIASSALAYDEPVVNLGYTSFYDGSPPSGPGFYFQDYFQYYTSNRFNDNKGNRLPLPRTDLDVVANITQFIYVTTKKIFGANLGFSTLLPWVVYDRVDDGLGNTVLKAENGPGDLWIGPALQFDPIMRKDGKGPLFVSRLELDIVAPIGRYSNINAINASSRFWSINPYWAFTFWMTPKLSTSARFHYLWNDVNHSPNVAFGPNVNSIQAGQAIFADIAVGYAIIDKFTVGVNGYFFNQITDTLVNGIAFPGRKESVWAIGPGMVYSLSKNHFIFLNVYSEQDARNRPQGTNGILRFVAHI, encoded by the coding sequence ATGCAATGGAAGAGGATTCTGCATTTTTTCTTTAGTTTAGTAATTTTATTAATCGCATCGTCAGCCCTGGCCTACGATGAACCGGTTGTAAATTTGGGTTATACAAGTTTTTATGATGGAAGTCCTCCTTCTGGCCCTGGTTTCTACTTCCAAGATTATTTTCAATACTACACATCCAATCGCTTTAACGACAACAAAGGCAACCGACTTCCCCTGCCCCGTACCGATCTTGATGTTGTTGCAAATATAACCCAGTTTATTTATGTAACCACAAAAAAAATTTTCGGAGCTAATTTAGGTTTTTCTACACTCTTACCTTGGGTAGTTTATGACCGTGTGGATGATGGATTGGGAAATACCGTACTAAAAGCAGAAAATGGCCCTGGGGATTTGTGGATTGGACCTGCACTGCAATTTGATCCCATTATGCGAAAAGATGGCAAAGGACCTTTATTTGTTTCGCGCCTCGAACTGGATATTGTCGCCCCGATTGGACGATACAGCAACATTAATGCAATTAATGCCAGTAGCCGCTTTTGGTCTATAAATCCCTACTGGGCTTTTACCTTTTGGATGACTCCTAAATTATCTACTTCAGCTCGGTTTCATTATCTTTGGAATGATGTCAACCATAGTCCTAATGTTGCCTTTGGACCCAATGTGAATTCCATTCAAGCAGGACAGGCAATTTTTGCAGACATTGCTGTAGGATACGCCATAATAGATAAGTTTACTGTAGGCGTAAATGGGTACTTTTTTAACCAAATTACGGACACCTTGGTGAATGGGATCGCATTCCCAGGACGTAAGGAAAGTGTTTGGGCGATTGGTCCAGGGATGGTGTATAGCCTTAGCAAAAACCACTTTATCTTTTTAAATGTGTATTCTGAACAAGATGCGAGAAATCGTCCCCAAGGAACCAATGGAATCTTGCGTTTTGTGGCTCATATCTAA
- a CDS encoding cysteine hydrolase family protein — translation MDALKLGSKGTEFHPELQIGTSLVLIKPRVSAFYGTALEAVLRANQIERVILGGVSTSWAVQSTARDAHDRDYNVCIVEDICAAANQEEHLFSIQLLEKIAQIVTVDELKGL, via the coding sequence TTGGATGCGCTAAAGCTTGGTTCTAAAGGAACAGAATTTCATCCTGAATTACAGATTGGCACTAGTTTAGTACTGATAAAACCTAGGGTGAGCGCATTTTATGGAACGGCCCTCGAAGCAGTGCTTCGAGCAAATCAAATTGAACGGGTGATACTAGGGGGTGTAAGTACTTCCTGGGCAGTGCAAAGTACCGCTCGCGATGCCCATGACCGGGATTACAATGTGTGTATCGTAGAAGATATTTGTGCTGCTGCAAATCAGGAGGAACATCTATTTTCCATTCAATTATTGGAAAAAATAGCGCAAATTGTCACTGTAGATGAATTAAAAGGACTCTAA
- a CDS encoding FUSC family protein: protein MHVISKTIQVLKDEIQIGALLRGILVLVPFAVIYLHNHNPIWLQTSVLTMSTLIVEERLELTALGVLLHGFIIIVMFYFLFLTQPIPVLYIVSCTLAATTVILVTIKGEKLRPLGNWTFIPSIILATEFAAETNPTEMLHRAPQFLPYLLFALVPTVLLAQFDEMRTYYKKREIHYHPLRLGRLNDFGEQNPYIENMIAMAIAVCISTFLVEYFQMDNGQWMIWGTASVVTGNVTTSPKKLSQRIIGVSLGVPLGILFGLILPSTPLALTLAICGIFLTLVAFRRYVIAYSFRCFFVATTVMLVTHSASVASERLTHVILGGLVGFGSVIFCHLAQSHWVKK, encoded by the coding sequence ATGCATGTTATTTCTAAGACGATACAGGTGCTCAAAGATGAAATTCAGATTGGAGCTTTGCTGAGAGGGATCCTCGTATTGGTGCCCTTTGCCGTTATTTATCTGCATAACCATAACCCAATTTGGCTACAAACCTCAGTATTAACTATGTCAACCCTTATTGTAGAAGAGCGTCTTGAATTGACTGCATTAGGAGTGTTACTTCATGGGTTTATCATCATTGTAATGTTTTATTTCCTTTTTTTAACCCAACCTATCCCTGTACTGTATATCGTCTCATGTACCCTCGCAGCTACGACAGTGATCTTGGTTACAATAAAGGGGGAGAAATTGCGTCCTTTAGGGAACTGGACTTTTATTCCTTCCATAATTCTTGCTACAGAGTTTGCTGCAGAAACTAATCCTACAGAAATGTTACATCGGGCTCCTCAATTTTTACCTTATCTATTGTTCGCATTAGTACCTACTGTATTGCTTGCTCAATTTGATGAAATGAGAACATACTACAAAAAGCGTGAGATTCATTACCATCCATTGCGATTAGGAAGGTTGAATGATTTCGGGGAGCAAAATCCTTATATTGAAAATATGATCGCTATGGCAATTGCTGTTTGTATTTCGACCTTTTTGGTTGAATATTTTCAAATGGACAATGGGCAGTGGATGATTTGGGGCACTGCCAGTGTCGTTACTGGTAATGTAACGACCTCTCCAAAAAAATTGAGTCAACGTATCATAGGGGTATCACTGGGTGTTCCATTAGGCATCTTATTCGGATTGATTCTCCCCAGCACCCCATTAGCCTTAACCCTTGCCATATGTGGCATTTTCTTAACTTTGGTTGCCTTTCGTCGTTATGTCATCGCTTATTCTTTTCGTTGTTTCTTTGTTGCAACCACAGTCATGTTGGTCACTCATTCGGCGAGTGTCGCATCGGAACGGTTGACGCATGTTATTCTGGGTGGACTCGTAGGATTCGGATCAGTTATATTCTGTCATCTGGCACAATCGCATTGGGTCAAGAAATAA
- a CDS encoding nitroreductase family protein produces the protein MATSKKFKEEKALMSEIDAIYRRRAVRNYKPQKLDPALIHSLLDAAVQAPTAMHEEPWSFVIIQDQDILNRLSDSVKSLLYTEAHNYSKMQMKYLQDLVNNPDFHAFYNANTLIVIYSKYHGPFVAADCWLAAENLMLTACAQGLGTCVIGLAVSTLNTPEWKTKLNLPADITAIAPIIVGIPAAETPEVARKSPEILVWK, from the coding sequence ATGGCTACTTCAAAAAAATTTAAGGAAGAAAAGGCCCTAATGAGTGAAATTGATGCAATTTATAGGCGTCGCGCTGTACGTAATTATAAACCGCAAAAACTAGATCCAGCGCTCATTCACTCATTGCTTGATGCTGCTGTGCAAGCACCTACCGCTATGCATGAGGAGCCTTGGTCCTTTGTGATAATCCAAGATCAAGATATATTAAATCGTTTATCAGACAGCGTGAAATCCCTACTTTATACGGAAGCCCATAATTATTCTAAAATGCAGATGAAATATCTGCAAGATTTGGTTAATAATCCTGATTTTCATGCATTTTATAATGCAAATACACTCATTGTTATTTACAGTAAATACCATGGTCCTTTTGTAGCGGCAGATTGTTGGTTAGCAGCTGAAAACTTGATGCTGACGGCGTGTGCTCAAGGGTTGGGTACGTGTGTTATTGGTCTTGCTGTTTCAACACTCAATACTCCAGAGTGGAAAACAAAACTGAATCTCCCCGCTGATATTACAGCCATTGCGCCAATTATTGTAGGTATTCCGGCTGCTGAAACGCCTGAAGTGGCGCGTAAATCACCAGAAATTCTAGTATGGAAATAA
- a CDS encoding histidine phosphatase family protein, whose product MTFEKLIKIEQLKLDKIKEPKQRDEILKTIQEKYIKEINRLIELLNKSQDAQSSELLKQIKETDKLFFEIKGIQVRSHILFSRHGKCTSWGQKKFGLNPNAALSEEAMRNMERTSQSTGNLLFYFPNELPLSIGVSPLNRALQTAGLVIPKEIKNAKIAVLPFLAENSDAPSGYDVRSIADMQKLYNQLSFWTSPIRKILLKLSLWIFSDQDFDLLKKGRKTAVEKIQEHGNKILLEERDDVYQDLDYAGDKIEDTKIFIERAAHQDCWLFGHGKNFKAFFQTVLGITSDFDYGETRRVYKIEDKNNKSSLFVPPYVMFIDQETGKIRGKYTGLIGTSLQKQSEALSDGEIYPDVSTAIAGLGMPVSTPEHWEEQSCPSPSTEVCTDLKTQHPESKTLIVKNF is encoded by the coding sequence ATGACCTTTGAAAAGTTAATTAAAATTGAACAGTTAAAACTGGATAAAATTAAAGAACCAAAACAACGCGATGAGATTTTAAAAACAATTCAAGAAAAATATATAAAAGAAATTAATCGTCTTATAGAACTATTAAACAAAAGCCAAGATGCTCAATCTAGTGAGCTATTAAAACAAATTAAAGAAACAGACAAACTCTTCTTTGAAATAAAAGGAATTCAAGTTAGAAGTCACATCTTATTCAGTCGTCATGGAAAATGCACAAGTTGGGGGCAAAAGAAATTTGGTTTAAATCCCAATGCAGCGCTTTCTGAAGAGGCAATGAGAAATATGGAACGAACGAGTCAATCCACGGGCAATTTATTATTTTATTTTCCAAACGAGCTGCCCCTTTCAATTGGTGTTTCTCCACTGAATCGAGCACTACAAACCGCTGGATTGGTTATTCCTAAAGAAATTAAAAATGCAAAGATTGCTGTTCTTCCTTTTTTAGCGGAAAACAGTGATGCACCCTCTGGTTATGATGTTCGTTCTATAGCAGATATGCAGAAGTTATATAATCAGCTGTCTTTTTGGACATCTCCTATCAGAAAAATTCTTTTAAAACTTTCACTGTGGATTTTTAGTGATCAAGACTTTGACTTACTCAAGAAAGGGAGAAAAACTGCTGTTGAAAAAATCCAGGAGCATGGCAATAAGATTCTTCTCGAGGAGCGTGATGATGTGTATCAAGATTTGGATTATGCTGGGGACAAAATAGAAGATACTAAAATTTTTATTGAACGTGCAGCACATCAAGATTGTTGGTTATTTGGACATGGAAAAAATTTCAAAGCCTTTTTTCAAACAGTTTTAGGTATTACGTCCGATTTTGATTATGGTGAAACACGCCGGGTCTATAAGATTGAAGATAAGAATAATAAATCGTCACTCTTTGTTCCTCCCTATGTGATGTTCATTGATCAAGAAACAGGAAAAATAAGAGGAAAATATACAGGTCTAATCGGTACTTCTTTGCAAAAACAATCGGAAGCTCTGTCTGATGGAGAGATATATCCAGATGTATCTACGGCTATTGCCGGTCTAGGGATGCCGGTTTCAACACCCGAGCACTGGGAAGAACAATCTTGCCCTTCACCCAGTACGGAGGTATGTACTGATTTAAAAACACAACATCCGGAGAGTAAAACTTTAATAGTAAAAAACTTCTAA
- a CDS encoding HAD family phosphatase, protein MYDAIIFDFDGVILDSEPLHYETCCEVLKPLGISISYSEYVENYLGLADKELFPKLLHNVGIHRSNEEIKRLIQKKTELYIQIINTRDSLPLIVDFEQFIFKVASKVNKIAICSGSSRSEIAAVLSRVRQGKLQTYFDSIVTTEDVQSGKPSPEGYLLAARRLNVLPGRCLVIEDTLHGIKAAKAAGMQVIGLTTTYDRNHFLIADQVVTGYRQLLGRVW, encoded by the coding sequence ATGTATGATGCAATTATCTTTGATTTTGACGGGGTTATTTTAGACAGTGAACCTCTTCATTATGAAACATGTTGTGAGGTTCTTAAGCCACTAGGAATAAGCATAAGCTATTCTGAGTACGTTGAAAATTATTTGGGCCTAGCAGATAAAGAATTGTTCCCTAAGCTATTGCACAATGTGGGTATTCATAGGTCAAATGAAGAAATCAAACGTTTGATTCAGAAAAAAACTGAGCTTTACATCCAGATTATTAACACCCGCGACTCTTTACCCCTAATTGTAGACTTTGAGCAATTTATTTTTAAAGTTGCTTCTAAAGTAAATAAAATTGCCATTTGTAGTGGATCCAGCCGTAGTGAAATAGCGGCAGTACTTTCTAGAGTAAGACAGGGTAAATTGCAGACTTATTTTGATTCAATTGTCACAACGGAGGATGTACAGAGCGGGAAGCCCTCTCCTGAAGGCTATTTATTAGCAGCAAGACGTCTCAATGTTCTCCCAGGACGTTGTTTAGTCATCGAAGACACCTTGCATGGAATAAAAGCAGCTAAAGCCGCTGGGATGCAGGTAATTGGTTTGACTACAACTTACGACCGAAATCATTTTTTAATTGCCGATCAAGTCGTTACAGGTTACCGACAGTTATTAGGAAGAGTCTGGTAA
- a CDS encoding GNAT family N-acetyltransferase — MLTTNSIYLRQLTQDDETNFLLTMKKSRDFHYPFVIAPQTHEEFKAYLHKFQKEERRCFLALNQQEHIIGVFNINEIIQGVFQSAYMGYFASVTYAGQGLMSQALKLVLKEIFLELKLHRIEANIQPTNTASIHLVTQNGFLKEGFSPRYLKINGVWCDHFRFALTYEDWLASQ; from the coding sequence ATGCTCACTACAAATTCGATATATTTGCGTCAATTAACTCAAGATGATGAGACAAATTTCCTATTGACCATGAAAAAAAGCCGGGATTTCCACTACCCTTTTGTGATCGCCCCCCAAACTCATGAGGAATTCAAAGCCTACCTACACAAATTTCAGAAAGAGGAGCGCCGATGTTTTTTGGCATTAAACCAACAGGAACACATTATCGGTGTCTTCAACATTAATGAAATAATTCAAGGGGTATTTCAAAGTGCCTATATGGGATATTTTGCATCCGTAACTTATGCAGGCCAAGGGTTAATGAGTCAGGCATTAAAACTGGTTTTAAAAGAAATTTTCCTCGAACTAAAACTACACCGGATTGAAGCGAACATTCAACCAACGAATACTGCATCCATCCACTTAGTTACTCAAAATGGTTTTCTGAAAGAAGGGTTCTCGCCAAGATACTTAAAAATTAATGGCGTGTGGTGTGATCATTTTCGTTTTGCTCTCACCTATGAAGATTGGCTAGCCAGTCAATAG
- a CDS encoding peptide deformylase has product MTMDIVTVEQPEYRQVLKNKAHEVLFPLSQADKELIAAMKSKLYELGGVGLAAPQVNFPRRIIAVYIPEEATLLRDNVNKFYPMHIMINPSYEPASDSVMHHDFEGCYSVSSKSGKVPRYEKIMLSYYDESGQFHQSIEEGFYARVLQHEIDHLNGFLILDRLTPDCIQGSLEEMMALRRESLSPEKRTIFDQVMARKTKK; this is encoded by the coding sequence ATGACTATGGATATAGTAACTGTGGAGCAACCTGAATACCGTCAGGTGCTAAAGAATAAGGCCCATGAGGTTTTGTTTCCATTAAGTCAAGCAGACAAAGAGTTAATTGCTGCTATGAAAAGTAAATTATATGAACTAGGTGGGGTGGGTTTAGCAGCTCCCCAAGTTAACTTTCCGAGAAGAATCATTGCGGTATACATTCCAGAAGAGGCAACTTTATTAAGAGATAATGTTAATAAATTTTATCCTATGCATATAATGATTAATCCAAGCTATGAGCCCGCGTCAGATTCTGTAATGCATCACGATTTTGAAGGATGTTATTCTGTTTCTAGTAAATCCGGAAAGGTCCCGCGCTATGAGAAAATCATGCTGAGCTATTATGATGAATCAGGCCAGTTTCATCAGAGTATAGAAGAAGGATTTTATGCTCGAGTTTTGCAGCATGAGATTGATCATTTAAATGGCTTTTTGATTCTCGATCGTCTTACTCCAGATTGTATCCAAGGTTCTCTTGAAGAAATGATGGCTTTAAGGAGAGAGTCTTTGTCTCCAGAAAAAAGAACTATCTTTGATCAGGTTATGGCACGTAAGACAAAAAAATAG
- a CDS encoding cyclic nucleotide-binding and patatin-like phospholipase domain-containing protein translates to MNQPLFTPKEIFEFIKHYEPFSFLSEACLSKLSRVLEIESRTADSLLIQKGENTNDLYILIKGRLYYQITDTEGNVTFQGELQEGAIIGEMALLSDLPRSANVYTLRDSIILKLSKENFLKLCRRYPELLNKITQFTIKRLTNSLQGIHATTSRNKSIALIPIRPIKDLEFLLQEMIFRFSYGEKILLLTSSCLEKRQGLLDDNGNMSNEGILLINQLEKEYSFIFYLADESITNWTKFCVRQADSLAYLALAEEHNADLSEVEDYVLNMQHNFIKRNVLVLLHQTANAPQNTKSWLEKRVVNGHFHVRSNTDEGISRLMRIFTDNTISLVLSGGGARGLAHIGVYRLLEERGIPVDYIAGTSMGAMLAAVLAKGYSSSELLKFVEEYLIKGAKIDFTFPYIAIATGRRATDSLIELYGEDSQIEDLWLNYFCVSTDLISKNLYIHDRGRLWESIRSSISLPFIYPPVSFNDKLLIDGGVLNNIPIDIMRQYSHSSKIIASNVNNNNFFKLTPIPYSLSGWKLLYNKFMGKESILPINLGELVLRLLTISSHQNTAKMMAMADYGITLKLDQYGILDFKKYNEITEEGYEQAKAQLTAQNLAELLNSNFQSPASNAIV, encoded by the coding sequence ATGAATCAACCTCTGTTCACACCCAAAGAAATTTTTGAATTTATTAAGCACTATGAACCTTTTAGTTTCCTGAGCGAAGCATGTCTTTCAAAACTTTCCCGAGTTTTGGAAATAGAATCTCGAACTGCTGATTCCCTTTTAATTCAAAAAGGGGAAAACACGAATGATCTTTACATTTTAATAAAAGGCCGTCTCTACTATCAGATCACGGATACAGAAGGTAATGTGACGTTCCAAGGCGAGTTACAGGAAGGAGCCATCATCGGGGAAATGGCTCTTTTATCTGATTTGCCCCGCTCGGCCAATGTTTATACATTACGCGACAGCATCATTTTAAAATTATCGAAGGAAAATTTTTTAAAACTATGTAGACGATATCCTGAGCTGCTCAATAAGATAACCCAATTTACCATAAAACGATTAACCAATTCGTTACAGGGAATTCACGCTACCACCTCACGTAATAAATCCATAGCTTTAATCCCCATAAGACCAATAAAAGATCTAGAATTTCTATTGCAAGAAATGATTTTTCGTTTTTCTTACGGCGAAAAAATACTTTTATTAACCAGTAGTTGCCTAGAGAAAAGACAAGGTCTCTTGGATGACAATGGGAATATGAGTAATGAAGGAATTTTATTAATTAACCAACTTGAAAAGGAGTATTCTTTTATTTTTTATCTAGCTGACGAATCGATAACCAATTGGACTAAATTTTGTGTCCGTCAAGCTGATTCGCTCGCTTATTTAGCCCTTGCAGAAGAACATAATGCTGACTTATCCGAAGTAGAAGATTATGTATTAAATATGCAACATAATTTTATTAAACGGAATGTATTAGTGCTTCTCCATCAAACTGCAAATGCCCCCCAAAATACAAAAAGCTGGTTAGAAAAACGCGTCGTCAATGGTCATTTTCATGTCCGAAGCAATACAGATGAAGGAATTTCCCGCCTAATGCGAATTTTTACTGACAATACCATTTCCTTAGTCCTCAGTGGAGGTGGAGCGCGAGGACTTGCGCACATAGGTGTTTATCGCTTATTAGAAGAGCGAGGAATACCCGTGGACTACATCGCGGGAACAAGCATGGGGGCCATGCTCGCCGCTGTTTTAGCAAAGGGATATTCTTCTAGCGAGCTTTTAAAATTTGTTGAAGAATATTTAATCAAAGGAGCTAAGATCGATTTTACCTTCCCGTATATTGCCATTGCCACAGGCAGAAGAGCCACAGACAGCTTAATAGAACTCTATGGCGAGGACAGTCAAATCGAAGATTTATGGCTTAACTACTTTTGTGTCTCAACAGACTTAATCAGCAAAAATTTATATATTCATGATCGAGGGCGATTGTGGGAATCGATTCGTTCGAGTATATCTCTACCCTTTATTTATCCGCCCGTATCATTTAATGACAAGTTGCTTATTGATGGCGGTGTATTAAATAATATACCCATCGATATCATGAGACAGTATTCACATAGTAGTAAGATTATTGCCTCCAATGTAAATAATAATAACTTCTTCAAATTAACTCCTATACCGTACTCACTTTCAGGCTGGAAGTTGCTTTACAATAAATTTATGGGAAAAGAGTCCATATTGCCTATTAATTTAGGTGAGTTGGTGTTGCGATTATTAACCATCAGCTCCCATCAAAATACTGCTAAAATGATGGCCATGGCAGATTATGGGATTACTTTAAAACTAGACCAATACGGTATTTTGGATTTTAAAAAATACAACGAAATTACTGAAGAAGGATATGAACAAGCAAAAGCCCAGCTTACGGCTCAAAATCTTGCAGAGCTATTAAACAGCAACTTTCAATCTCCTGCTAGTAATGCGATAGTTTAA